The Salvia miltiorrhiza cultivar Shanhuang (shh) chromosome 1, IMPLAD_Smil_shh, whole genome shotgun sequence genome has a window encoding:
- the LOC131007033 gene encoding uncharacterized protein LOC131007033: MCRHRRAAACSLILAADPPPPFNATAAWSCCCSPEVDGSGLQSFVLLGVPAAVGLPGVAAGWPAIDGQQLAGGAEHRLTKIGDNRGSVAVRQPPATTSHRGCPPPDLDSHTQSANTKGFCARIIYCNCSNKSFNSFLVTSVHKYIFSNCKSMNLLLIFFIYQSICKSELMSMCWYSGVDVYN, from the exons ATGTGCCGCCATCGccgggccgccgcctgctccctcatcctcgcggcagatccgccgccgccgttcaacgccacggccgcctggagctgctgctgttcgcctgaggtcgacggatctggccttcagtcgttcgtcttgctcggagttcccgccgccgttggcttgcccggagtcgccgctggctggcccgcgatcgacggccagcagctcgctggaggagccgagcaccgtctcacaaag atcggagacaaccgcggctccgtcgccgtccgtcaaccgccggcgacgacgagccaccgaggctgccctccccctgacctcgactcacacacgcaatcagccaacacaaagggtttttgtgcgagaatcatatactgtaattgctcaaataaaagttttaactctttccttgtaacttcagttcacaagtacatatttagtaactgtaaatctatgaatttgctactcattttcttcatttatcaaagcatatgtaaatctgagttaatgagcatgtgttggtattctggagttgatgtatacaattga